In Chloroflexota bacterium, one genomic interval encodes:
- the nadC gene encoding carboxylating nicotinate-nucleotide diphosphorylase has product MSYSRLPPIAPLVRLALAEDAAHRDATSRALIPPSARAGGEFLIKQEGVIVGLPIAQEVFRQVDPKVRFTALIRDGSSVQRGDVVAKVEGPLASILSAERVALNFMQRLSGTATLTARFVEAVKGTRCAILDTRKTTPGLRRLEKYAVRMGGGTNHRMDLSDGILVKDNHIAALRGRGWSLRRIVEEANRKAGGLPVVIEVTTIAMAREALDAGAKRLLLDNMSLARMRRCVALAKGKAKTEASGGMTLARVRSVARTGVDYISVGALTHSAPALDISLEVNSG; this is encoded by the coding sequence ATGTCCTATAGCAGACTCCCCCCCATCGCCCCACTCGTCCGCCTCGCCCTCGCCGAGGACGCCGCCCATCGGGACGCCACCAGCCGCGCCCTCATCCCGCCCTCTGCCCGCGCCGGAGGCGAATTCCTCATCAAGCAGGAGGGCGTCATCGTCGGCCTGCCCATCGCCCAGGAAGTCTTCCGCCAGGTTGACCCCAAGGTCCGCTTCACCGCCCTCATTCGCGATGGCTCCTCAGTCCAGCGGGGCGATGTCGTCGCAAAGGTCGAAGGCCCTCTCGCCTCCATCCTCTCCGCCGAGCGCGTCGCCCTCAACTTCATGCAGCGCCTCAGCGGCACCGCCACCCTCACCGCCCGCTTCGTGGAGGCGGTGAAGGGCACCCGCTGTGCCATCCTGGACACCCGCAAGACCACCCCCGGCCTCCGCCGGTTGGAAAAGTACGCCGTCCGCATGGGCGGCGGGACCAACCACCGCATGGACCTCTCCGATGGCATCCTGGTCAAGGACAACCACATCGCCGCCCTCCGCGGCCGGGGCTGGAGCCTGCGACGCATCGTGGAAGAGGCCAACCGCAAAGCCGGAGGCCTGCCCGTCGTCATCGAAGTCACCACCATCGCCATGGCCCGCGAAGCCCTTGATGCCGGAGCCAAGCGACTCCTCCTGGACAACATGTCCCTCGCCCGGATGCGCAGGTGCGTCGCCCTCGCCAAAGGCAAAGCCAAGACCGAAGCCTCCGGCGGCATGACCCTCGCCCGCGTCCGCTCCGTCGCCCGCACCGGCGTGGACTACATCTCCGTCGGCGCCCTCACCCACTCCGCCCCCGCGCTCGACATCAGCCTGGAAGTAAATTCCGGGTAG
- the nadB gene encoding L-aspartate oxidase gives MTSYPAVPFFDYVIVGSGIAGLYTGLLARESGRVLLLTKGSIAECNTQFAQGGIAAPIGQGDSPELHIRDTLAAGAGLSDPETVRLLAEEASDRIADLIRYGVTFDTIHGEIALAKEGAHSLPRVLHAGGDSTGAQIEMSLSAQARHDDILIHEHSLLAEIEVADGCVQSVTVFNAHKGRLERFACRFLVMATGGAGRLFKFTTNPPVALGDGVALAYQAGAEIMDMEFFQFHPTALRIPGVEAFLISEAVRGEGGILRNQQGERFMQRYSPHGELAPRDVVARAIVAEMKKTNADHVYLDIRHLPKRGIPARFPQIYKFCRSHGLDITEQLIPVAPAAHYMMGGIKTNGCGETNIKGLFAVGEVACTGVHGANRLASNSLLETVIFGKRAVERTQQLKGDCPAARSSRVEETRRLPERAVARDAAAPTLEYLQQLMWDDVGIERDAPGLTRAAERLAAWEAALPEAKDRPSYELKHAVLTSRIMAEAALARTESRGAHYRSDYPQPSDAWLKHIVYVR, from the coding sequence GTGACCTCGTACCCGGCCGTCCCCTTCTTCGATTACGTCATCGTCGGCTCCGGCATCGCCGGCCTCTACACCGGGCTCCTCGCCCGTGAATCGGGCAGGGTCCTCCTCCTCACCAAGGGCAGCATCGCCGAATGCAACACCCAATTCGCCCAAGGCGGCATCGCCGCCCCCATCGGCCAGGGCGATAGCCCTGAGCTCCACATCCGCGATACCCTCGCCGCCGGCGCTGGCCTCAGCGACCCGGAGACCGTCCGCCTCTTGGCGGAAGAGGCCTCCGACCGTATCGCCGACCTCATCCGCTACGGCGTCACCTTCGATACCATCCACGGCGAGATCGCCCTCGCCAAGGAGGGCGCCCACAGCCTCCCCCGCGTCCTCCACGCCGGCGGCGACTCCACCGGCGCGCAGATCGAAATGTCGCTCAGCGCCCAGGCCCGCCATGACGACATTCTCATCCACGAGCACAGCCTCCTCGCGGAGATCGAAGTCGCCGATGGCTGCGTCCAAAGCGTCACCGTCTTCAACGCCCACAAGGGCAGGCTGGAGCGCTTCGCCTGCCGCTTCCTCGTCATGGCCACCGGCGGCGCAGGGCGGCTCTTCAAGTTCACCACCAACCCGCCCGTCGCCCTCGGCGATGGCGTCGCCCTGGCCTACCAGGCCGGGGCGGAAATCATGGACATGGAGTTCTTCCAGTTCCATCCCACCGCCCTTCGCATCCCGGGAGTCGAGGCCTTCCTCATCTCCGAAGCCGTCCGCGGCGAAGGTGGCATCCTCCGCAATCAGCAGGGCGAGCGCTTCATGCAGCGCTACTCCCCCCACGGCGAGCTTGCCCCGCGCGATGTCGTCGCCCGCGCCATCGTCGCCGAGATGAAAAAGACCAACGCCGACCACGTCTACCTGGATATCCGCCACCTGCCCAAGCGCGGCATCCCCGCCCGCTTCCCCCAGATCTACAAGTTCTGCCGCTCCCACGGCCTGGACATCACGGAACAGCTCATCCCCGTGGCCCCCGCCGCCCACTACATGATGGGCGGCATCAAGACCAACGGCTGCGGCGAGACCAACATCAAGGGCCTCTTCGCCGTCGGCGAGGTCGCTTGCACCGGCGTCCACGGCGCCAACCGACTCGCCAGCAACTCCCTGCTGGAGACCGTCATCTTCGGCAAGCGTGCCGTCGAGCGCACCCAGCAGCTCAAGGGCGATTGCCCCGCCGCCAGGTCCAGCCGCGTGGAAGAGACGCGGCGATTGCCCGAGCGCGCCGTCGCCCGGGATGCCGCCGCTCCCACGCTGGAATATCTCCAGCAGCTCATGTGGGACGATGTCGGCATCGAGCGCGACGCCCCAGGCCTCACCCGCGCCGCCGAGCGGCTCGCCGCTTGGGAGGCCGCCCTTCCGGAGGCCAAAGACCGCCCCAGCTACGAGCTCAAGCACGCCGTCCTCACCTCGCGTATCATGGCGGAGGCCGCCCTGGCCCGCACCGAAAGCCGCGGCGCCCACTATCGCTCCGATTATCCTCAACCCTCAGACGCCTGGCTCAAACACATCGTCTATGTCCGCTAA
- the nadA gene encoding quinolinate synthase NadA yields the protein MTLQLQIPKKFEVGKGCDADRSLGDLLLRTEMSTKANTSRLPKEYVGLSEDVLVRRIGEAKAKLGTKLVILGHHYQRDEIIRWADFRGDSFKLARHAASHPEADSIVFCGVHFMAETADILAAPHQRVILPNLSAGCSMADMAPTEDVLQCWDELQAMEGVTGKVIPVTYMNSTAALKAFCGANGGIVCTSSNAAAVAKWAFQRGQKVLFFPDQHLGRNTGLKMGYILDDMLVWDPFQPLGGNSREAYRKAAFILWKGHCSVHKRFTVDQVKEARKRVPNVKILVHPECEHEVVDIADAVGSTEYIIKTVTDSPPGSAWAVGTEINLVKRLAQEQPDKLIFCLDPVICPCSTMYRIHPAYLAWVLEALVRGEVVNEIKVDDEVARWAKVALERMLATT from the coding sequence ATGACGCTCCAACTCCAGATCCCCAAGAAGTTCGAGGTAGGCAAAGGCTGCGACGCCGATCGCTCCCTCGGCGACCTGCTCCTGCGCACGGAGATGTCCACCAAGGCCAACACCTCGCGCCTGCCCAAGGAGTACGTGGGCCTGAGCGAGGACGTCCTCGTCCGCCGCATCGGCGAGGCGAAGGCCAAGCTCGGCACGAAGCTCGTCATCCTGGGCCATCACTACCAGCGCGACGAGATCATCCGCTGGGCCGATTTCCGGGGCGACTCCTTCAAGCTCGCCCGGCACGCCGCCTCCCACCCGGAGGCCGACTCCATCGTCTTCTGCGGCGTCCACTTCATGGCGGAGACCGCCGATATCCTGGCCGCCCCCCACCAGCGCGTCATCCTGCCCAACCTCTCCGCCGGCTGCTCCATGGCCGATATGGCCCCCACGGAAGACGTCCTCCAGTGCTGGGACGAGCTCCAAGCGATGGAGGGCGTGACCGGCAAAGTCATCCCCGTCACCTACATGAACTCCACTGCCGCCCTCAAGGCCTTCTGCGGCGCCAACGGCGGCATCGTCTGCACCTCCAGCAACGCCGCCGCCGTTGCGAAGTGGGCCTTTCAGCGCGGCCAAAAGGTCCTCTTCTTCCCGGATCAGCACCTCGGCCGCAACACCGGCCTCAAGATGGGCTACATCCTGGACGATATGCTCGTCTGGGACCCCTTCCAGCCCCTCGGCGGCAACAGCCGGGAGGCCTACCGCAAGGCGGCCTTTATCCTGTGGAAGGGCCACTGCTCCGTCCACAAGCGCTTCACCGTGGACCAGGTCAAGGAGGCCCGCAAGCGCGTCCCCAACGTCAAGATCCTCGTCCATCCCGAATGCGAGCACGAGGTGGTGGACATCGCCGATGCCGTCGGCTCCACCGAATACATCATCAAGACCGTCACCGACTCACCCCCCGGCAGCGCCTGGGCCGTCGGCACGGAGATCAACCTCGTCAAACGCCTGGCTCAGGAACAGCCGGACAAGCTCATCTTCTGCCTGGACCCCGTCATCTGCCCCTGCTCCACCATGTACCGCATCCACCCCGCCTACCTGGCCTGGGTGCTGGAGGCCCTGGTGCGCGGCGAGGTGGTCAACGAGATCAAGGTGGACGACGAGGTTGCGCGCTGGGCCAAGGTCGCCCTCGAACGGATGCTGGCCACCACGTGA
- the miaB gene encoding tRNA (N6-isopentenyl adenosine(37)-C2)-methylthiotransferase MiaB has protein sequence MTTYHVWTVGCQMNVADSERMSAALDRLGCTPTDQLEAADVIVLNSCVVRQGAEDKVAGRLGALAQVKRQRPEAVIALMGCMVGPGTRDLKRRFPHVDCFMRPQEFGPLVRLVEARSGACLDSSELLVPSHPSVATYIPITHGCDKFCTFCIIPYRRGREVSRPIAEVVKEVEMLAKRGVKEVTLLGQNVDSYGDDLPEPRDLADLLEAVNAVPAVKRIRFLTSHPNDMSQKIIDAVARLEKVCEFVNLPVQAGDDTVLANMRRGYTREQYFDLVGRIRAAMPKVGLTTDIIVGFPGETVPQFEQTVDLVRRVRFDKVHIAQYSPRPGTISYRKLPDDVSPEEKSRRFHVLDALQAEISHQINREMVGTTEEVLIEGRKDGRWHGRTRANRLVYLAGEGARTPGELVDAEITKATTWSVEGTVKPDSIRKHPAQPGRLQIPVVAG, from the coding sequence ATGACAACTTACCACGTCTGGACAGTGGGCTGTCAGATGAACGTCGCCGATTCCGAGCGGATGTCGGCGGCCCTTGATCGCCTCGGCTGCACGCCCACCGACCAGCTGGAGGCCGCCGATGTCATCGTCCTCAACAGCTGCGTCGTCCGCCAAGGGGCGGAGGACAAGGTCGCCGGACGCCTCGGCGCCCTCGCCCAAGTTAAGCGGCAGCGGCCCGAGGCCGTCATCGCCCTCATGGGCTGCATGGTCGGCCCGGGCACCCGCGACCTCAAGCGACGCTTCCCCCACGTGGACTGCTTCATGCGCCCCCAAGAGTTCGGCCCTTTGGTCCGGCTCGTGGAGGCCCGCTCCGGCGCCTGCCTGGATAGCTCCGAGCTTCTTGTCCCAAGCCATCCCTCCGTCGCCACCTATATCCCCATCACCCACGGCTGCGATAAGTTCTGCACCTTCTGCATCATCCCCTACCGCCGCGGGCGGGAGGTCAGCCGCCCCATTGCGGAGGTGGTCAAGGAAGTGGAGATGCTCGCCAAGCGCGGCGTGAAGGAAGTGACCCTCCTCGGCCAGAACGTGGACTCCTATGGCGATGACCTCCCCGAGCCGCGCGACCTCGCCGACCTGCTGGAGGCCGTCAACGCCGTCCCCGCCGTCAAGCGCATCCGCTTCCTCACCTCCCACCCCAACGATATGTCGCAGAAGATCATTGACGCCGTCGCCCGCCTGGAAAAGGTCTGCGAGTTCGTGAACCTCCCCGTCCAGGCCGGCGATGACACCGTCCTCGCCAACATGCGCCGCGGCTACACCCGCGAGCAGTATTTCGACCTCGTCGGCCGCATCCGCGCCGCCATGCCCAAGGTCGGCCTGACTACGGATATCATCGTCGGCTTCCCCGGCGAAACGGTCCCGCAGTTCGAGCAGACCGTGGACCTGGTGCGGCGCGTCCGCTTCGATAAGGTGCATATCGCCCAGTACTCGCCCCGCCCCGGCACCATCTCCTACCGCAAGCTGCCGGACGATGTCTCCCCGGAAGAGAAGAGCCGGCGCTTCCACGTCCTGGACGCTCTTCAAGCCGAGATTTCGCATCAGATCAATAGAGAGATGGTTGGCACAACGGAGGAGGTCCTTATCGAAGGGCGGAAGGACGGCCGGTGGCATGGCCGGACGCGCGCCAACCGCCTCGTCTACCTGGCGGGCGAAGGTGCTCGCACCCCCGGCGAGCTGGTGGACGCGGAAATCACCAAAGCGACGACCTGGTCCGTTGAGGGAACCGTGAAGCCCGACTCGATCCGTAAGCACCCGGCTCAGCCGGGCAGGCTCCAGATCCCAGTGGTGGCTGGCTAA
- a CDS encoding HAMP domain-containing protein — MHTLWRRLLFGLVALAVLEGIVIAIVVAALHPPAEDLVAMALFLLASGGLTIGLGIAAQRFGLPAWVRTLRGKMLVIALASTGLALANIAFIASLMFLSTHDLALLAALLGFSLGMAVFVAIAFSETTSRSLREVVDAARRLSEGRLDTRVRVTGGDEVGELAAAFNGMAQRLEDGFARQRELEQARREVVTAVSHDLRTPIASIRAMIESINDGVVTDPDTVRRYLKTSQKEIEHLTRLVNDLFELSQMDAGLFRLHLEEASVGNVIAETVEGMRPQAQAVRLKLQAMVDGGVPPVVMDQRRIQRVLANLVQNAIRHTPPDGSISIRAFDIGDAVQVQVTDTGEGIPEGELGRLFQRSYRQEPSRTRKAGGAGLGLSIAKGFVEAHGGRIWAESAPGMGATFSFTLPKSPRQAASG, encoded by the coding sequence ATGCATACCCTCTGGCGGAGACTCCTCTTCGGCCTTGTCGCCCTCGCTGTGCTGGAGGGCATCGTCATCGCCATCGTCGTCGCTGCCCTCCACCCGCCTGCCGAAGACCTCGTTGCCATGGCCCTCTTCCTCCTCGCAAGCGGCGGCCTCACCATCGGCCTCGGCATCGCCGCCCAGCGCTTCGGCCTGCCCGCCTGGGTCCGCACCCTGCGCGGCAAGATGCTCGTCATCGCCCTCGCTTCGACGGGCCTTGCCCTCGCCAACATCGCCTTCATCGCCTCCCTCATGTTCCTCTCTACCCACGACCTTGCGCTCTTGGCCGCCCTCCTCGGCTTCTCCCTCGGCATGGCCGTCTTCGTCGCCATCGCCTTCTCGGAGACCACCTCCCGCTCGCTTCGGGAGGTGGTGGATGCGGCTAGGCGCTTGAGCGAAGGCAGGCTGGACACCCGCGTCCGCGTCACTGGCGGCGATGAGGTCGGCGAGCTGGCGGCGGCCTTCAACGGCATGGCCCAGCGCCTCGAAGACGGCTTCGCCCGCCAGCGCGAGCTGGAGCAGGCCCGGCGCGAGGTCGTCACCGCCGTCTCCCACGATCTTCGCACCCCCATCGCCTCCATCCGCGCCATGATCGAAAGCATCAACGACGGCGTCGTCACCGACCCGGACACGGTGAGGCGCTACCTCAAGACCTCCCAAAAGGAGATCGAGCATCTCACCCGGCTGGTGAACGACCTCTTTGAGCTGTCCCAGATGGATGCCGGGCTCTTCCGGCTGCACCTTGAAGAGGCATCCGTGGGCAACGTCATCGCAGAGACCGTGGAGGGCATGCGCCCCCAGGCCCAAGCGGTCCGGCTGAAGCTCCAGGCGATGGTGGATGGCGGCGTCCCGCCCGTGGTCATGGATCAGCGGCGCATCCAGCGCGTCCTGGCTAATCTGGTGCAGAACGCCATCCGCCACACGCCGCCCGATGGCTCCATCTCCATCCGCGCCTTTGACATCGGCGATGCCGTCCAGGTGCAGGTGACGGACACCGGCGAAGGCATCCCGGAGGGCGAGCTCGGCCGCCTCTTCCAGCGCTCCTACCGCCAGGAGCCCTCACGGACGCGCAAGGCTGGCGGCGCGGGGCTGGGCCTCAGTATCGCCAAAGGCTTTGTGGAGGCCCACGGCGGGCGCATCTGGGCGGAGAGCGCTCCCGGCATGGGCGCCACCTTCTCCTTCACCCTGCCCAAGTCCCCGCGGCAGGCCGCCTCCGGCTAG
- a CDS encoding cytochrome c biogenesis protein CcdA, giving the protein MTDSVSIFAAFGAGIVSFLPPCTLALVPAYVLYLASFTLADRSTATPWQVRRASIFNTLAFVVGFTAVFVLLGSSLGALSSSLQDNSIWLNRVGGVLVIAFGLVTLGLFKFQLLERGFTIKTDWAKRLRYFGSFLVGAAFAVGWVPCVGPILGAILVLAGTKGSAESGALLLFAYSLGLMLPFIGAGLFAGWTSSLMKRHGKVLLATNYMGGAALVVLGIIVYTNLISTLADYVPVTL; this is encoded by the coding sequence ATGACGGACAGCGTCAGCATCTTTGCGGCGTTCGGCGCGGGCATCGTCTCCTTCCTTCCCCCGTGCACGCTGGCCCTCGTCCCTGCCTATGTCCTCTATCTGGCCAGCTTCACCCTGGCCGATCGCTCAACTGCCACGCCCTGGCAGGTTCGCAGAGCTTCGATCTTCAATACCCTTGCCTTTGTGGTCGGCTTCACCGCTGTCTTTGTCCTTCTGGGCAGCTCCCTCGGTGCCCTCTCCTCGTCCTTGCAAGACAACTCCATCTGGCTCAATCGCGTCGGCGGCGTCCTCGTCATCGCCTTCGGCCTGGTGACCTTGGGCCTCTTCAAGTTCCAGCTCCTGGAGCGCGGCTTCACCATCAAGACGGACTGGGCCAAGCGCCTTCGCTATTTCGGCTCCTTCCTCGTCGGCGCCGCCTTCGCCGTGGGCTGGGTCCCGTGCGTCGGCCCCATCCTCGGCGCGATCCTGGTGCTGGCGGGCACCAAGGGCTCCGCTGAATCAGGCGCGCTCCTCCTCTTCGCCTATTCCCTGGGCCTGATGCTTCCCTTCATCGGCGCGGGGCTCTTCGCCGGATGGACCAGCAGCCTGATGAAGCGCCACGGCAAGGTCTTGCTGGCGACGAACTACATGGGCGGCGCGGCCCTCGTCGTCCTTGGGATCATCGTCTACACCAACCTCATCTCCACCCTGGCCGATTACGTCCCCGTCACCCTCTAG
- a CDS encoding redoxin domain-containing protein produces the protein MHLAGTRLWAARIGVIAAIAVAIVAIELTIAPERGGASSGGAGAPALTAEPGRSAASLKGPAAPEIRSIAAWINTPPLTLEGLRGKVVLVDFWAYSCVNCIRTVPYLQDWNAKYASRGLVIIGLHAPEFDFERSEANVRAAVVKQGITWPVGLDNDFATWNAYRNRYWPRKYLIDRDGAIRYDRIGEGAYIETETQIRKLLAEIGAGVDDLSLGGVAARQNSGERITRELYAGYGWANGSYLGNPVSGGNDRPAQYAASGERADGKLYLHGAWQVGNESVRHAAATAGFEDAVGIRFTAASVNAVIRPGAPGRFDVLAAIDGAPIPEALRGGDIKVDGEGRTYFTVDEPRLYNVVRGDAVVTRNLDLRVNSADFVLYTFTFGS, from the coding sequence ATGCACCTGGCAGGAACACGCCTTTGGGCGGCGCGCATCGGCGTCATCGCGGCCATTGCCGTCGCCATCGTCGCCATCGAGTTGACGATCGCGCCCGAGCGCGGCGGCGCCTCCTCCGGCGGCGCGGGCGCTCCGGCGCTCACCGCCGAGCCGGGCCGCTCCGCCGCCTCTCTCAAGGGGCCGGCGGCCCCCGAGATTCGCAGCATCGCTGCATGGATCAACACGCCGCCGCTGACCCTGGAGGGCCTGCGCGGCAAGGTCGTCCTCGTCGATTTTTGGGCCTACTCCTGTGTGAACTGTATCCGCACCGTCCCCTACCTCCAGGACTGGAACGCCAAGTACGCCTCTCGCGGACTCGTAATCATCGGCCTCCATGCGCCCGAGTTCGATTTCGAACGCTCGGAGGCGAACGTGCGCGCCGCCGTCGTCAAGCAGGGAATCACCTGGCCTGTAGGATTGGATAACGATTTCGCAACCTGGAACGCCTACCGGAACCGCTACTGGCCGCGCAAGTACCTCATTGATCGGGATGGGGCTATCCGCTATGACCGTATCGGCGAAGGGGCCTATATCGAGACGGAGACCCAGATACGCAAGCTGCTTGCCGAAATAGGGGCCGGTGTGGACGATCTTTCTCTCGGCGGCGTGGCTGCCCGGCAGAACAGCGGCGAACGCATCACGCGAGAGCTGTATGCGGGCTATGGCTGGGCCAACGGCAGTTACCTTGGGAACCCGGTGAGCGGCGGGAACGATAGACCCGCCCAATACGCCGCCTCGGGTGAGCGGGCCGATGGCAAGCTCTACCTCCACGGCGCATGGCAGGTGGGGAACGAAAGCGTGCGCCATGCGGCGGCGACGGCTGGATTCGAGGACGCTGTGGGCATACGCTTCACCGCCGCCAGCGTCAACGCCGTCATCCGGCCCGGCGCGCCCGGCCGGTTTGATGTCCTGGCCGCGATAGACGGCGCGCCTATCCCGGAGGCTTTGCGCGGCGGCGACATAAAGGTAGACGGCGAAGGGCGCACCTATTTCACCGTGGATGAGCCTCGTCTCTATAACGTCGTCCGCGGCGATGCCGTTGTGACAAGGAACCTTGACCTGCGCGTGAACTCCGCCGATTTCGTCCTCTACACCTTCACCTTCGGCTCATAG
- a CDS encoding copper resistance protein CopC — translation MRSARSKLLLLLSLSVLTLFIFAACSDDDDGAVMEKKDGEAMVKEGDTMKKEGDAMMVKLPDSIIAPHFVSSVPKHGEALKTAPDKIMLNFNFNLHRDSSVKLTVDHNPVALGAQTISADEKVITIPITGERKNGVYHVIYKAC, via the coding sequence ATGCGCTCTGCAAGATCGAAACTGCTTCTGCTCCTCTCCCTCTCCGTGCTCACGCTCTTCATCTTTGCCGCCTGCAGCGATGATGACGATGGCGCGGTGATGGAGAAGAAGGACGGAGAGGCGATGGTCAAGGAAGGCGACACGATGAAGAAGGAGGGCGACGCCATGATGGTGAAGCTCCCGGACAGCATCATCGCCCCGCACTTCGTCAGCTCCGTGCCGAAACACGGCGAGGCGCTCAAGACCGCGCCGGATAAGATCATGCTCAATTTCAACTTCAATCTGCACAGGGACTCCAGTGTCAAGCTGACGGTGGACCACAATCCCGTGGCCCTGGGGGCGCAGACGATATCCGCAGACGAGAAGGTCATCACGATCCCCATCACAGGCGAGCGGAAGAACGGCGTCTATCACGTCATCTACAAGGCATGCTGA